The DNA sequence GAACAAATTCTTTAAGGGCCAGATTGACCACTTCTTTTTTTGTTTTTAAGTTTGAAAGCTTCATTGCTTCTTCAATAAGGGCATCATCAATAACAATATTGGTTCTCATCATATACACATATACACATTACAATACACATAGATGTAAAAGTCAACAAGTAAAAAATTTTTAGGGTTAATACTTGATTGTTGTTTTAAATAATTTTAAAATGCAATTTCAAAATTATTAGAAACAATTTGTTTGATTTCATAAAAAGGAATTATTTGAATTTTTGTTTTACCCAATTTTTCTTCATGTTTAGATAGTAGATTTACAACTATTGCTTCATTTGGTTGGTATTTTTGGATAAAGCTTCTCAGGGCTCTTGTAATTTCGAATTTTTTTAGGTTTTTGTATTTTACTTCTACTGGAATAAAATTTAAACCTTTTCTTAAAACAAAATCTACTTCAGCTTTGTCTTTTGTTCTCCAATAGTGAATAGAAAAATCATGTTTTTTTGATAAATTATACAATTCAATATATACAAAATTTTGAAATAGAAAGCTGTAATCTTTTACATTTCCAAATTCACCAGATGCATAATTTTTTAAACCCAAATCTTTAAAGTAACAAATAGGTGACTTGGTTAATTCTTTTGCTTTGTTTGTGAAAAAAGGTTGTATTGTATCGATAACGTATGTTTTTTGAAGATACCAGATATATTCTTTTAAAGTTTTTGTAGACACTCCAACTTCTGATGAAAGATTCGAAAAGTTAAGTGTTTTTCCTATTAAATGAGATAATATCCTTACTAATAAATTAAATTCACTAATTTTGGCAACTTTTAAAAAATTAGTTATATCTTTTTCAATGTAACTTTGAAAAATTTCTTTAATTATCTCATTTTTTTCTTTTAAACTTGTTTCAAGTATGACTCGAGGATAACCACCAAAATTCATATATTCTTCTAAAAAAGATAAAGTTTTAGTCTCTTCTAAATTGAAAAATTTTTCTAGTTTATTTTCGTACTTATAATTTGTTTTATGATTTACAAATTCTTCAAAAGTTATAGTTGAAAGCTCAAAAATTCTTTTTCTTCCGATAAGTGATTCGTGAATTTTCTCTTTGAGCTCAATACTTCCTGAACCCGAAACAATGAATTTATAAGGTAAATTCATATCATATATTCCTTTTAGGAATAAACCTGCGTTTTCTTTTCTTTGTATTTCGTCAATAAATATATAACCTTTAGAATTACCTATCTCTAACTCGATTTTTTTCAATAAATCTGCTTGGGATTTAAAGTATTTCATATCTTCTTCTACATCAAGATTTAAAAATAAAGTTTTTTCTCCCTTTGAAATAAGTTCTTTTTCAATAATTTTCATTATTGTAGTTTTTCCGCTTTGCCTTGGGCCAGTAATAACGGTAATTTCAGGTTTGTTTAGGTGTTTTTTGATTTTTTTGAGTATATTTCTTTTAATAAAAGTCATG is a window from the Thermosipho atlanticus DSM 15807 genome containing:
- a CDS encoding type II toxin-antitoxin system VapB family antitoxin yields the protein MRTNIVIDDALIEEAMKLSNLKTKKEVVNLALKEFVQTRKRKNLKDLKGKIEFADDYDYKKMRKSL
- a CDS encoding ATP-binding protein, with amino-acid sequence MTFIKRNILKKIKKHLNKPEITVITGPRQSGKTTIMKIIEKELISKGEKTLFLNLDVEEDMKYFKSQADLLKKIELEIGNSKGYIFIDEIQRKENAGLFLKGIYDMNLPYKFIVSGSGSIELKEKIHESLIGRKRIFELSTITFEEFVNHKTNYKYENKLEKFFNLEETKTLSFLEEYMNFGGYPRVILETSLKEKNEIIKEIFQSYIEKDITNFLKVAKISEFNLLVRILSHLIGKTLNFSNLSSEVGVSTKTLKEYIWYLQKTYVIDTIQPFFTNKAKELTKSPICYFKDLGLKNYASGEFGNVKDYSFLFQNFVYIELYNLSKKHDFSIHYWRTKDKAEVDFVLRKGLNFIPVEVKYKNLKKFEITRALRSFIQKYQPNEAIVVNLLSKHEEKLGKTKIQIIPFYEIKQIVSNNFEIAF